The region ATGAGCGGCCAGATGATGGGCATCCAGTGCGTCCTGGGAAGCCCACGTTTCGATCAGGACAAAACTGTCTTGGTTGCCCGCAACCGGGTGCAAATCATATTGCAGGCAGCCATGCTCGGCCCTGACCTTGGGCGCCAGCCCTTCGAATGCGGCCAACTGCTGCGAACCTTTACCGGGCTGGGTATGGATAATCACGACAAGCCGAACTTCATCTGACATGAAAACACCGTTGCATAGGCTGGATAGGGAACCCGCACAGTACGTGAGCAAAGAGCGGGCGGCAAAAGACGTAACAGGCACTTTTATTTCACAGGGTTTTCACAGTTGAGCGCCTAGGCTTAACCCAGCTCCTAAGTGAACACCTTTTAAGCCCGCGCCCCCATCGTGGGCTTTTCTTTGTCCGGTAAACGGTGGCTTTATGCGCTGCAATCACCTTCGCATCATGAGCCCACTGCACGTGTTTACCGGCGCTGTAGTCGTAGCCGTCAGGCCTGAGCAAATTTTGCTCGCTGGAACACGGTACACGGCGTATTCAAGCATCGCTTGCTGCCAGTCCGCACCCCGCTCGGAGCCTGGCCACTTCTCATGATGGAAGCCGCCACTGCTCCAACCCGGCCCGACCTGATCGTAAGCAACCGCTTACGCTGAGCGCCTTTCGTTACGATTTTGTTGTTTTTTTACGCCTTTCCCGTTCTTTCGCTCGTATCGGTGGTGAAAAAACCAAACGACCAAAAGCAGGCCTGCCAAGCCAAAAATGAACAGCAACAGCTCTATTGCGGGACCTTCGTGTGAAAACATTTTTCGTTCCTCATCCTGAAGTCGCGTGACCCGAAACAGGTCATGCACGAAACTATTCGTAACAATTCATACATTTTCAGGTTAACGGCCAAAACCACCTGTGGCAACCCTGAATTGCGTTGCAACCATTGATCTAGACGGGTTGTTTATCGTAACGATTGAGTTGCAAGGCCCGTCAAAGCGCGCCTGCGGTAACCGAACTGACAGAAAACTGTGCTGGACTACGCTGGGTGCTTTTGGGTTGGACGAAGCCAATACCACGCGCTTCGCCCCTGCTTTCCTCCAGGCAATAAAAAACCGCGATATCGCGGTTTCCAACGCAGCTGCGTAGGGGCGTCATAACCTGTTTGTTTATCGCCGTGCTTACTGGATTGACTACAGGGCGTTCAGTGCCCGAACAAGGAGTTCATCAATGATTCGTCAAGCATTACCCAGCGACGCAAAGGCCATCGCCCAGGTGCACATCAGCAGTTGGCAGCAAGCGTATCGCGACCTGATGCCTGCCGAATACTTGAACGCGTTGGACGCAACGCTGGCTCAGCGTGAATCATCCTGGATTCGCTCGATTGAATCGGCCGAGTCGAACGTATTTGTCGCGGAGCTGAACCAGCAGGTCGTTGGCTGGATATCAGTCGGCGCCAGCCGTGACGAAGATACCGCCGAGGGGAACGCAGGTGAGGTCATGGCCATCTATGTGTTAGCCAGCCATTGGCAAACCGGCGTCGGGCTGGCCTTGTGGAAAGCAGGTTTGCAGTGCTTGATTGAGCAGGGATATCAGCGTTTAACGCTTTGGGTGTTGACCGGTAATGAAAGGGCTATCCGATTTTATCGCAGGGCCGGATGCGTGGAGGAAACAGGCAGTGAGCGTAATCTTCAGCGCGGCGGTGCAGCACTGGTAGAGGTGAGGTATGGGTTGCCCTTTACCCGGTTGAGCTAGGCAAGAAGGGGTGCGTTTTTTGTTATGCGCGCCCTGGTGTGGGTGGCACATCATTGGCAGCAACCCACAGGCCTGAACAGGCCCGCGCAGTCCTTGAAAAATTATTTTATGAACCGGTGCATCCACTTTGATCGTTGGCTCGTAGATTCAATACCCTCACTCGGAGGGCATAAGAGCCAAGGAGATACATCATGCACGCTTTTTACAAAAAACTTGCTGCAGCCGCCTGCTTCTCGATTCTCTCCGTCACCGCAACGCTCAGCTTTGCCGCCGACACCGTGATGGTCGGAGGCGCAGCGATGTACCCCAGCAAAACCATCGTAGAAAACGCGGTCAACTCAAAGGACCACACAACACTCGTTGCGGCAGTCAAGGCCGCCGGACTGGTTGATACGCTCAACAGTAAAGGGCCTTTCACCGTATTCGCACCAACAAACGAAGCCTTTGCCAAGCTGCCGGCAGGTACCGTCGACACGCTGGTCAAGCCTGAACACAAAGCCGACCTGACTAAAATCCTCACCTACCATGTTGTGCCTGGCACTCACACATCGGCACAGCTGATGGCCGACGCCAAAAAGAACGGAGGCACCGTTGTGCTGAAAACCGTTCAAGGCGAGTCGCTGAATATCAAACTGCACGACGGCAAACTGTGGGTAGTCGATGCCAAGGGCGGCAAAGCCGGTATCAGCATCGCAGACGTGATGCAGTCCAACGGCGTGATCCACGTTGTCGACTCGGTCTTGATGCCTTAAACGCTCTTCACACCCGGCAGGCGCAGCGCTTGCCGGATGTTGGGACGTGTATGTCAAGGAAACGGCTCCAGAGGTTCGCAGGCTCTGTACATAGGGCTAAGCCTTCACTCCAGGCCACAAAAAAAGGCGCTACTAAGAGCGCCTTTTTTACCGCCAACTTACTGCAAGCCAACCTGACGCAGCTCGGGCGTAGCTTCGCCACCGATAGCGATTTTTTTCGGTTTGGCTTCTTCAGGAATCACGCGCAGCAAGTCAATGCTCAACAGTCCGTTGTTCATCGAAGCACCGCGAACCTCAATGTGATCCGCCAGACGGAATGACAACCGGAATGCTCGTTGCGCGATGCCCTGGTGCAGATAAGTTACTTCTTTCCCGGTTTCACGCTTGTCGCCAACGACTGTCAAAACCCCCTTCTCGACCTGGATATCCAGATCCGCTTCAGTGAGCCCAGCTACTGCGATGACAATACGGTATTCGTCATCACCATGCTTTTCCACATTATGAGGCGGATAGGTATTCGGAGCCTCGCTGCGAAGCGCCGACTCAAACAGGTCATTGAAACGATCGAAGCCCACAGATTGACGGAACAGCGGGGCCAACGAAAGGGTAGTAGCCATCTCTAAATCTCCTGATTAAATCCAAGTGATTAAGTGCGCGACCCGCATTCGGCGTCGCGTGATAAAAATTTATGTGCGACGGAAAAAATTTCAAGAGGGCAGATAAAAAATTTTACAATGCCTAGGCAAAGCCGTGGTTAACGAGGTTCTCGGCAGGTGGCCCCGCTGATGGCCTCTGAAGCTTTCCATTGACAAAACTGGTCCATTTCGCATCCGCGTACCTGAGGATCAGACGCGTGCGGTCGTGCCAGGGGCCACCCTAGACGATGATCTCGGACGGCCTGCCGTGCAGGTGGTGCAGCAGAAAGGCGCCTGGCGCTTTCCCGGGCAATACCGGAATGGGGACTCACTGAGCGCGAGAACCCCTGCCTGGGCCTCAGTAAGAATAAAGAGACACCCCGCGACTACTATGCCAACGCCACTGTGTGGGATGGCGTATACGGGATGGCACGAAGTAGAGCATGAACTTTAGTACGCGCTTCACAGTATTCAGGGATCCCTCAATACAAACGGCTAGCTCAATAGCGGCGCCACACCTTGGCACGTTCGAAAACGTGGCGCGCATT is a window of Pseudomonas antarctica DNA encoding:
- a CDS encoding Hsp20 family protein gives rise to the protein MATTLSLAPLFRQSVGFDRFNDLFESALRSEAPNTYPPHNVEKHGDDEYRIVIAVAGLTEADLDIQVEKGVLTVVGDKRETGKEVTYLHQGIAQRAFRLSFRLADHIEVRGASMNNGLLSIDLLRVIPEEAKPKKIAIGGEATPELRQVGLQ
- a CDS encoding GNAT family N-acetyltransferase: MIRQALPSDAKAIAQVHISSWQQAYRDLMPAEYLNALDATLAQRESSWIRSIESAESNVFVAELNQQVVGWISVGASRDEDTAEGNAGEVMAIYVLASHWQTGVGLALWKAGLQCLIEQGYQRLTLWVLTGNERAIRFYRRAGCVEETGSERNLQRGGAALVEVRYGLPFTRLS
- a CDS encoding fasciclin domain-containing protein, yielding MHAFYKKLAAAACFSILSVTATLSFAADTVMVGGAAMYPSKTIVENAVNSKDHTTLVAAVKAAGLVDTLNSKGPFTVFAPTNEAFAKLPAGTVDTLVKPEHKADLTKILTYHVVPGTHTSAQLMADAKKNGGTVVLKTVQGESLNIKLHDGKLWVVDAKGGKAGISIADVMQSNGVIHVVDSVLMP
- a CDS encoding putative quinol monooxygenase; amino-acid sequence: MSDEVRLVVIIHTQPGKGSQQLAAFEGLAPKVRAEHGCLQYDLHPVAGNQDSFVLIETWASQDALDAHHLAAHMVEAARHNPSFRAGPATVLMLDAAVLPA